Part of the Nicotiana sylvestris chromosome 2, ASM39365v2, whole genome shotgun sequence genome, gatcttttttttttcctcttaaaCTCGGTACAAAGTTAAACTATATTATCTAAGCACAAATTCTATATACAGTAGTATTTCTTCCGACGCACAAGGACATTCTCGTCAATTCATGAATATTCTCTCTCCTCTACCCTTTccccttttttgtttttttcttttccattttccaGAATTCCCTCTTTGTATACTTACAAATTCAATGTCTTCCCACTTCCATGATCCCTATTTTCTCTCGCTacatatgcatatgcatatatTATACTCCATACAAAAAATCATTACATACATGTGATTCTCTCGTGGGTATTAGATGGCTCCTACAATGAGGGACGTGCAGTTGACGGCTGCCGGAGATGGCGCCTTTGAGGAAGTCAGATTATTGGATGCTTATGACGAAGAGGATTCCGATAAATTGAACGGTAATTTGAGGAGGATTCAAGTAAGAGTTTCGGGAATGACGTGTGCAGCTTGTTCAAATTCCGTGGAACAAGCTTTGATGGGGGTTAATGGTGTTTTTAGAGCTTCTGTTGCTTTGCTTCAGAATAAGGCTGATGTTGTTTTTGATCCTAATTTGGTCAAGGTTGACTATTACTTCATTGCTTCTTTCAGCTTAATTGTTTAGTTGTGTTTTTTTCCCTTTATCATTATTTTTGTGGGGTGTTGAATAAATTAGGAGTTTTGAGTTCAGTTTTTAGCATTATTGCGATCTTTATGCTTTTTTGGGGACATGGGTTGGCATTAATTCCTAATTCTTTTGGGGGGGTTTTAGTGGGTTTGTTGTAAAGCTTGGATCTTTGTGTGATTTGCCTATGTGatgatatttttcctttttcagcTTCATGATTATATTACCTAACTGTGGTTTGCTTTGCTGTGACATGAAATGGACCTCATAACACAAACTGATATTCTGTCATGGGGGTGCAAATTATAGGCTTAAGGAACGAGAAGCTGATTTTTATTTTATGTGGCACTATTTACTTATTAGTTCGTTCAAAAAAAATGACACCTTTCTATGTTTGGAATTTATTTGACTTTTAACTTCTCAATTTACTATTAGTGACATGCTTTTTAGCCACTACTCGTGGCATGTTTAAGACCATAAGTTCcaaaagtctttctttctttcgtaaattccgtgcctagtcaaactacacCAACTAAATTAAACAGAGGGAGTACTAAGTTACAACTGTCTCTCCCAATAGACTATTAACTAGGTTGCCACCATCTTTTTCTATTGGTGGAAGTAAGTTGTTTGCCTTGATGGAGccgttcatttctaagtttgataTGCAACGGAATTGAATTCACTTTGCTCCTAGCAAGTGTTAGTTTCATGTTCATTATTAATATATACTTTCTGGTATGTAGAATTTATATCTGATGAACATATGACTGCAAAATGCAGCTAGTTTGGGATTGAGAGTAGGTAATTGATTAGATTTATGACTACAAACAAGTGAACTGGGATAGACTTTTAAAATATCTCAATAGTTTAAGCTAAAAATTATGTGTGTAGGTTGATCTTGAGATGCCTTCTTTTTGGTCTTCTTTTAATTTATCATctacattttaatttggttgggTTTGACTGCGCATATTAATCATGTTTTAGCTTTCTGTTGTGTTTTTTGGTTTAAAATCAAGGAAATTCCGCTATATTCAAGTTTGTATTTCCCTGTTAGACTTGTCTCTTAACAGTGCCTTAGATTGTTGGACTGACATCTTTTAGTTCCATATAGTATTCTTGTCTGGCTTGCAGTTTCAAAATATGAAAAGGAGAAGGAAAATAGTCAGGACGCCCACGGGATTCTCTGGTTAACCTAAGAAAAATTGGCATGACTATCTGTTCTTCATAAAACTGTTATTAGTAAATACATAAATATTTGTGCTTTTGGCTGGTTCTTGCTGAGATTGTGGCAGTGCTTTGTTCTACTGTTAGCATTGTCAAACACCATCATGATTTTTTTTAATGGTGTATATTAGCAGCTAGATGCAAATATCAAACCATTGTCCCCTTTTATTTTCAGGATGAAGAGATTAAAATTGCTATAGAAGATGCTGGGTTCAAGGCAGAGGTTCTTGAAGAACCTAGTGCATCTTGCACAAGCCAACATGGAACTGTATTAGGACAGTTCACGATCGGTGGTATGACATGTGCAGCTTGTGTAAATTCTGTTGAAGGTATCCTAAGAAAGCTTCCAGGAGTAAGAAAGGCAGTAGTTGCTTTGGCTACATCACTAGGCGAGGTTGAATATGATCCATCCATAATCAGTAAAGACGATATAGTGAATGCAGTTGAAGATGCTGGTTTTGAAGCTTCCTTTGTACAGAGCAGTGAGCAGGACAAGATTGTACTTGGGGTGGTTGGAGTATCTGCTGAGATGGATACGCAGTTGTTAGAAGGCATTCTTTCCAAGTTGCATGGTGTCAAACAGTTTTATTTTGATAGGATATCAAGAGAACTAGAAGTTGTCTTTGATCCTGAGGTTCTTGGCTCAAGATCCTTAGTTGATGGTATTGAGGGAGGAAGTGGTGGAAAGTTTAAGTTGCTTGTTAAGAACCCTTACACAAGAATTGCTTCTGGAGATCTTGAAGAATCCTCAAGCATGTTTAGGCTATTCACAGCAAGTTTGTCTCTCAGTGTAAGTTACCCTTTTCGCTACTGTTCTAGAACTGCAATCCTCTCCTCTGTTTTTTACCTCCCTCCTCTAGTGCCTGCCTATCCCTTCCCCCTCTCCTCTGGATGGTGCAGGAAGGTTGGAAGGGCACGACTTAAATGTTCTATTGGAGACTTCTAACTGATAGGCATGGTTTCTGTACAATGAAAACTAGGCTAGGAGTTGCTATCCCTGCAAGAAAGGGAAATATCCTGTCTGCCACCACCATCATTAAAAATTTATGTAATTTGGAGTTTCAAACTATAAGACTCCTTATCCTTAATGTTAATTCTTTTAAGCCAGATGCTAATCTGGAAATTGTTGAATGAGAAATGTGTGCTTGTAACTTCCTATTATATGCTGGGATTGACTCGCGGTGCTGCTAACAGTTAAAACTGTGTCCATCCTCTTTTTCTCCATTCAGTTGTTAAGACTTTTTGTTATCTAACATCTATATATTTGTGCCAGGTTCCTCTATTTCTCATGCGAGTCGTCTGCCCTCACATACCTCTGCTTTATGCTTTATTACTTTGGCAGTGCGGTCCCTTCCTAGTGGGTGATTGGCTAAAGTGGGCTTTAGTGACTATTGTCCAATTTGTCATTGGTAAGCGTTTTTATGTTGCAGCAGGAAGAGCACTTAGAAATGGTTCCACAAATATGGATGTCTTAGTTGCAGTGGGAACTACAGCTTGCTATGTTTACTCTGTATACGCGCTACTTTATGGTGCAATTTCTGGATTCTGGTCTCCCACTTACTTTGAAACAAGTGCCATGTTAATAACATTTGTACTTCTGGGAAAGTACTTGGAAACTCTTGCAAAAGGAAAGACGTCAGATGCTATCAAAAAGCTCGTAGAACTGACTCCAGCTACTGCTACATTGCTTGTCAAAGATAAAGGTACAAGTATTCAGAATTTCTTTTAATGTTTCAATAATAGTACCTATCAGGATTTTTTCTGTCAGAGTTGCAATATACTATTACCAAAACGCAAAAACCAATGTTGATAACAAAGGACTGTCACTGAAGTTATGTTTAATCTGTCTTTAGGTGGAAGAATCATAGGACAAAGAGAAATAGATGCTTCGTTGATTCAACCTGGTGATATTCTTAAAGTGCTTCCTGGTGCAAAAGTTCCAGTAGACGGTGTCGTTGTATGGGGTTCAAGTCATGCTAACGAGAGTATAGTCACTGGAGAATCTGTTCCTGTTCTGAAGGAGGTCAATTCAGTAGTCATTGGAGGTACAATCAATTTACATGGTTCACTTCACATACAGGCTACAAAAGTTGGCTCTAACACAGTTTTGAGTCAGATTATATCGCTGGTCGAGACAGCGCAGATGTCAAAAGCTCCTATTCAGAAGTTTGCTGACTATGTGAGTATCATTTGGCATATCTTTTGTCAAAATAGTTTCATGACTTTTGTGCAAATTAACTGTTTTAGTGGTGTTGAACTTTATTATATTTGCTTGCTCTAGGACAAATGACTGACTGCATTGGAAAAGCACTAATGAATAATTGAATAAGTCTAAGAATGTCCATGTAGGAGCTACAAACCTCCTTTCTTTCCATTACATACAGTTCATCTATGCTGTCAGATGTTCTCCCAGCATTCCTCTCTAAATGTTGTAGGGGCACAAGTCTAGAGCTGTGGTATCGAAAATAGATGAGAAAAAGAACTCATCTCTTTACTTAGTCAGAGTCATTGTTTTACTCTTTCTATCTGCATGACTGCTTTCTTATATGCTGTCCTGCTATTATCCTCCTGGATCTGTAAAGTGCTTGTTGCAGTTTGATGCTTTGGGCGAAGCAtgtttctatttatttttttgacCACATCAAATATTGGATTGCCAATTAGAACTTCCAACAGCTTAAGTAGCTGAAAATCATAACAGTTTAGGTTCGACTAGTAAATTTCTTATTCAGTTTGCTTTTTTTCTTGACCACTAAATTGAACTTCGGATTTTGTACATCAATGGGCATGGCCAAACTCTATCCTTCGTTGTCCTTGTCATGTTTTGTTAATGGAATTCTATTTAATAAGTGTGTGATAAAGGGACAACTTAAAGAGTGAATTTGTTGCAGGTTGGAGTTTATACAACTTCAATAGCATGTCTCAGTGGTCAAGAAACAATAAGCaaactgaaataaagaaattcATTAGTCGAACCCAAACTTTATCCTTTGCCGTCCTTGTCTTTTCTTGCTACTGGAATTTTATCTAGTAAGTGCATGATAAAGGAACCACTTAAAAGGGTGAATTTGTTACAGGGTTCGAGCTTATACAGCTTCAGTAGCATATCTTAAGTAGTACTTAAAGTATCAAAGAGCGTCTTCACTTCTTTATCTTttcctcttttgatttttgaATCTGCAGTTGAATTCTTGATCTAGCATTGTATTTCATGTTGTGAGCTGCCAGAATTTTCTCATTATGGTTATCTTTTGACTTTCAGATTGCAAGCATTTTTGTCCCGACAGTTGTAACTTTGTCTTTATTTACGTTCTTGGGATGGTGAGCTTCTCTTAACTATTCAATTTGCAATTGTCTGCTATGCCATAATATATCACCAATCATTTTCATGTTGTGTGCCTTAATACTGGATAAGTTATTACACTCACCAGGTATGTTGCTGGGCTTCTTGGAGGCTATCCAGAAGAATGGCTGCCAGAAAATGGCAATTATTTCGTGTTTGCTCTCATGTTTGCAATATCAGTTGTGGTGATTGCATGTCCATGTGCACTTGGTTTGGCCACTCCCACTGCTGTTATGGTTGCAACAGGGGTTGGTGCCAGTAATGGTGTGCTGATAAAAGGAGGAGATGCATTAGAGAGGGCACAGAAGATTAAATATGTGATATTCGATAAAACAGGTACTCTGACCCAGGGAAAAGCTACAGTTACGACAGTAAAAGTTTTCACAGAGATGAATCGTGGAGAATTACTTACACTTGTAGCTTCAGCGGAGGtacattcaaatcctcaagctAGTTTCCTCACCTTTTCCTTGTTCTCTTTTGATACTATCTATATGCTGCTTTCTTAATGAAAAAATAAGTAAGAAAGTAAAATACTGTTAACAAAGAGCAGTCACTTCTGAAATAATGAGAAGAGCACACAACATTAAAACAAAGAGCGTTctgttctctttctttttccttcctTTTCTTCCTTCATAAACCACTACCTGATTTCTATATCGAGCTTTTAGCAGCCTTTTTTTCTCTCGCTAAGGCAGTCATTTGTTGCTATGATGTTTACGTCCAATATGGCAATGCCGTTCATTTAAACCAGCTGTAATGTTCCAAGAACTACTTTCTAACATCAACTACAAAAATATGCTTTATATGTAGGCTAGCAGTGAACACCCCTTGGCTAAAGCCATACTGGAGTATTCTCGCCATTTCCATTTCTTTGATGAACCTTGTGACACCAAGGAGTCTCAAAGTAACAGTGAACAAGCCAAGTTCTCTGGATGGCTTCATGATGTCTCAAATTTCTCTGCCTTGCCTGGAAAAGGCGTGCAATGCTTCATAGAAGGGAAATGGATCTTGGTGAGTTCATTGATATGTGTAGATTTCTGGAGAGGAAGATAAGCTTTCTGTAATCAGGAAATAGTGTTGATTTCTTATGTTGCTGTGACAGGTTGGTAACCGGAAGCTGATAACAGAAAACGGGATAACCATACCTTCCAATGCAGAAAGTTTTGTTGTAGAGATGGAAGAGAGCGCCAGGACTGGCATTCTTGTCGCACGAGATAATACTATCGTAGGTGCTATCGGGATAGCAGACCCACTGAAGAGAGAAGCAGCTGTTGTTGTAGAGGGGCTCCTGAAAATGGGCGTCAAACCTGTCATGGTCACTGGCGATAATTGGAGAACAGCTCGTGCAGTTGCTAAGGAGGTGTGTATCTTAATTCAAACTGATAATACAAATGTTTATATGCAATGTAATATTAATTTGCCAATGGAGTATAGAGAAACTGATGCCTCAGTTCAATTCCTGGAACTAGTCTTTTGCTTTTCTAATTCTCTTCCTTCCATTTTCCCCATGTTTGACTTGCTTCTTAATAATATTAAGCCATCAGTGCAACTATACCTTGAAAAATAAGGCCCACCCTTCTGAAACTTAAAATTGTTCACAGCTATGTGCTAAGCTGACTTCCATCAGCTATGGACTTCCTGTAATAAGGCTGAGCAAAGTTCACATGCATGTTCTTCTTAAACAGCTGTAATGATGCTTATGGTAATTTGTGGCCATTGATTCCTTGTCTTTGTTGAACTGTTGGTATTTGAGAGAATCCACCATATGTGAGAGTGATGCGGAAGGTGCGAGTGCTATGAGATAAGTACAGAGATAGTTATCCATGATGTAGCCAGTTTGCTGAGCTCAAAGTTGCTATAACAGGGGTTGCAGTATCATTGAGTTTCGTTACAAGGCATTGTATAGATGCTGTACCATTTGAGTTTTATTCCATGCACATGCAGTTTATCGATGATCCTTAGACAGGCTACAAATTGTAGATTAAATGCAGTAGCTTTGCTTGTCGTTTTGCATTGCAGGTTGGCATTCATGATGTTAGGGCAGAAGTATTGCCTGCAGGAAAAGCTGAGGTCATCCGTTCATTTCAAAAGGGAGGAAATGTAGTTGCTATGGTAGGTGATGGAATCAATGACTCGCCTGCATTAGCTGCTGCTGATATCGGTATGGCAATTGGAGCAGGGACTGATATCGCAATAGAAGCTGCTGAATACGTGTTAATGAGGAGCAACTTGGAGGATGTTATCACAGCTATAGATCTGTCAAGGAGGACATTTTCCCGCATTAGATGGAATTATGTCTTCGCCATGGCATATAATGTGATTGCGATCCCAGTGGCTGCTGgtgttttctttcctttaacAAAGCTCAAGTTGCCACCTTGGGTAGCTGGTGCATGCATGGCTATGTCATCTGTAAGTGTTGTATGTTCTTCTCTGCTTCTAAAAAGATACAAGAAACCCAGACTTACTGCTATACTGGAAATAACTGTAGAATAGGAATAAGGTAAAAAATGGTAATAAAATTGAGCAAGAACTGGAAATCAAGTCTTTTTGTGTACTTCTctaactccccccccccccccacgggCCTCTCGTTTCCATTTTTAATCATTTTCTTAGTTTCCATGGTGGGTGAATTTTCTCACCATGTAGTGTAAGTACGAAAAAACTTATATGCAGTGCTGGTGTTTGCACCAAACTACATTAGTTAACTTTGGTTAAATTGAGGTGacagtgtatatatatatataaagtaatcATGGTTAGTGATAGAAGGTGCATATGAAAGACACAATTTGTATGTTTATTGGTTGGTTTGGTGTAAACACaagttgtgtgtgtgtgtgggggggggggggggtttaagATTCTTCGAAACATTTTGTAGGGCCTTGAACAAGAAGAGGCAAAAATGAGTGGATAGGAAATATAAATTGTACAAAGTTGTTCTAGCCTATGTTGCGCAGACTCTCCAAAATGCTGTCGCACTCGTGTCTGGTCCTCTAAAATATACTATTTTTGGAGGATCACGCACCCGGCGATATTTTTCGGAAAGTCCGAGCAATATAGGTTCGAGCTGAAATACTTGGAATAATTCTACCATTTGTACTAGGAGTAGCCTTTTTAGTGCTAGTTGAACGTAAAGTAATGGCTTATGGCCACCATTGAAAAGGTCATCATGTAGTAGGATCATTTGGATCGTTACCACCTCTAGCAGATGGTTTGAAATTGACTCAAACAGAAACTATTTCATCAGGCAATGCTAATTTCTTCCTTTTTAGAAAGGTTCCAGTGTCTACATTTGTGTTAAATTTAGTCACTTGTAGGGGTTGACGTTTGCGAAATTTAGATTGTATATGAAAATTTCggttttgatttttgacttttggatTGAAGAAAGTACATTCCAAATGCAATCCAAATAAGTTTGGATTGGATtggtttttttaatttatttttaagataAATCGGTTTGGATATTTTGAGTTTTCTGGTGTAAACCATATGAGTTGAGCTACTTCTTACAAAAATAACATCCAGATAAGGTGTTTCCAATTGTCCTAATAGTTCATCACTCTCACGACAAGCATCCAAATCCAAATAAAGTATTCACGTAAGCTATTATTACCATTATCAAGGAAACACCATACAAGCACCAATAAGGCCGTAAGAATTAACAAGTCAAACATAGTAAAATCTTGTCCAAATAAAAAGTGTTTAGCAGTGACTTGGTAAGTATTTGTGATATGGGTAGTATTTGTGATATGGGTAATGGGCTAATATCTAACAGGTAGGGCTAAATATAAGGCAGGGGTGTACATAGgctgtaaaaattgcacggggcaccttatttggtcgcccccatttaacctatacccatttttttttaaaacttttaacttgtacctactttttaaacaacttcagccccctttctccaattcctcctttgttttcttcttcttcttctttccttttacGTTCAGTTTCGTCTGTTGGATAtttgttttcattttattttctgtAACTAAGGGAAAATATAACCATTCGTTGTGATCTGGCAAAGTTCAACTCTATCTGGAATCAGCAAGACGATATCTTGGCAAAATTTCTTTGTCAGCTATAAATGTTATTACTAGTTAAGCTTAATTAGATACACCAAAATTAATGCCTTCCTTTTGTTTTGGCCTGAGCAATGGTAAATCAAACCTGCTTGTTTATATATGTTTGAGAACTCAATATGCATCCATCATAATGATCTTAGTTCCACCTCCTTTAATCCTCTTCTTCAACTGGAACGTACCACGATGGTATGTGCTCCGAATTGCTCAGTGTGTAGTTCAGCAGAACCTCTTCATCACACATTGCTGaacaaaacaaaacttcagctctagagctgtagttcgccagttacaaaacaaaactttagctttaaagttgaagttcgccagttacaaaaacaaaagcttcagctctagagctgaagttcgctagttacaaaaacaaaaacttcagctctagagctgaacttcaggcccagctactagaatgttgaagttttgcgtgattgcctttgctacttcagccccgtatgctgaagttatgcgaaaaagtgggtacgcttgcaattttttttgcaaagcgggcacaagttaaaacgtgacacaaaaagcgggtatagatgcaaatgtccCACATAGGCTGGGTTGGTTCGAATTTTTTAATTACCAACTCAAACCAATTGTCTCGGATTTTGAAATctataaaccaaaccaaaccaacaaaaGTTGGGCTTTTCAATCACGGTTTTTCTCGAATTTTTCGGTTTtcttttttcggatttttttccgacaaaatcttcatagcataaaatttatattttttcctCTAATATTTCTTAGGTCCTAGTAAGATAAAACTATATAAGATATTACCCAATAAAATAATATAAGATCAGTCATGATTATACTAAAATACTCAACAAATCGTATaagataaatattgctaattaataagccataataaaaataaacataatctaaaagtactaagtcatgttaAAATAAGTACGATTAATAAGTACTAAGTATTAATTGCATgactaaataatattaaaagtaaCTTATGCATTTTCACTATCTAAGCCAAtgcaaaactaaaaaaataaatatctaATACTATTGtcctagtattgaattgaattttttttgctagcattaatattgatttgattttcCTTTGGACTTTATTTGAATTACTAAATTTTATGGGTTATAAAACATATTTGACCATTCAAAAATTCTAAATGCAAACTTGAAATAATACATTAAAAGAGAGAACTATTAaagagtttaaaaaatatttataagttacattacaataattatttttaaaacttgtatacatgtaatgtcgggttggtttggtttcggtttgactttttttagttaaaaccaaaccaaaccaatcatggtcagatttttttttctaacaccaaaccaaatcatagtcggatttttttcttggtttgactcggattatcggtttGGTGCGATTTGTcagtttcctttgtacacccctaatataaggtataaattttttaaattttcggaTATGTCCGAAATCTAAATCCAATTatgaaatttaaaatttaaaaactaaatttgATCCAATTCGCAATCcgaaattcaaataaaaaaaaaaaatttaaatttcgAATTTGCCCAAGCTATGCCCACTTCGGTCACTGGGACTGTTGTACCCTTTGATTTTGATTGTGAGTCTTCCCCTTGAAAGAAAAGTGTATCTTCAAAAGATTAACc contains:
- the LOC104210478 gene encoding copper-transporting ATPase RAN1 yields the protein MAPTMRDVQLTAAGDGAFEEVRLLDAYDEEDSDKLNGNLRRIQVRVSGMTCAACSNSVEQALMGVNGVFRASVALLQNKADVVFDPNLVKDEEIKIAIEDAGFKAEVLEEPSASCTSQHGTVLGQFTIGGMTCAACVNSVEGILRKLPGVRKAVVALATSLGEVEYDPSIISKDDIVNAVEDAGFEASFVQSSEQDKIVLGVVGVSAEMDTQLLEGILSKLHGVKQFYFDRISRELEVVFDPEVLGSRSLVDGIEGGSGGKFKLLVKNPYTRIASGDLEESSSMFRLFTASLSLSVPLFLMRVVCPHIPLLYALLLWQCGPFLVGDWLKWALVTIVQFVIGKRFYVAAGRALRNGSTNMDVLVAVGTTACYVYSVYALLYGAISGFWSPTYFETSAMLITFVLLGKYLETLAKGKTSDAIKKLVELTPATATLLVKDKGGRIIGQREIDASLIQPGDILKVLPGAKVPVDGVVVWGSSHANESIVTGESVPVLKEVNSVVIGGTINLHGSLHIQATKVGSNTVLSQIISLVETAQMSKAPIQKFADYIASIFVPTVVTLSLFTFLGWYVAGLLGGYPEEWLPENGNYFVFALMFAISVVVIACPCALGLATPTAVMVATGVGASNGVLIKGGDALERAQKIKYVIFDKTGTLTQGKATVTTVKVFTEMNRGELLTLVASAEASSEHPLAKAILEYSRHFHFFDEPCDTKESQSNSEQAKFSGWLHDVSNFSALPGKGVQCFIEGKWILVGNRKLITENGITIPSNAESFVVEMEESARTGILVARDNTIVGAIGIADPLKREAAVVVEGLLKMGVKPVMVTGDNWRTARAVAKEVGIHDVRAEVLPAGKAEVIRSFQKGGNVVAMVGDGINDSPALAAADIGMAIGAGTDIAIEAAEYVLMRSNLEDVITAIDLSRRTFSRIRWNYVFAMAYNVIAIPVAAGVFFPLTKLKLPPWVAGACMAMSSVSVVCSSLLLKRYKKPRLTAILEITVE